The Fervidobacterium pennivorans DNA segment CTGCCACTTTTACAACTCTTACGTAATCTCCGTATTTTTCTTCAAAGAGTGCCATGGCACCTTCTTTCACAGCTTCATCGTAAGTCTTTACTTCCGTAACAACTGGAATGGCACTAAGTATTACCTCGTTGACCAGGTCTTCTATCGCTGTTATCTGCTCTTTCGTTAATGCTTGGTAGTGTGTAAAGTCAAACCTCAATCTTTCAGGTTCGACGAGCGAACCTGCTTGACGTACGTGAGTTCCTAATACTTTTCTTAGCGCAGCGTGGAGTAAATGTGTGGCAGTGTGGTTTCTCATCGTCCATTTTCTGATAGGGTCAACTTTGGAGAAAACCTTCTGACCTATGCTAAGCTTTCCTGTTAATTTTCCTCTGTGGACGATAATACCTTCCACTGGGTTATAGACATATTCGACTTCGAATTTGCCACTTTCCCAAGTTATCGTTCCCTTATCCGATACCTGCCCGCCTTTTTCTGCATAGAACGGTGTGACATCCAAAACTAGCTCGCACTGGATTGGTTCTGAAGTCTCTACGTTATCTATAAATTCATTATCTTTTCTGATTTTCATAACAGTTCCTTCGGACTCCATTGTTTCGTAACCTACGAAAACGGTCTCTATGTCAAGTGTTTCGTAACCTGTCTTTTGTGCAAACTCGACCTCACCTTGTGCTTTTCTTGACCTTTCGCGTTGCTGCTGTAAGTATGCCTCAAAACCTTTTTCATCGAGTTCGTAGTTGTTTTCTTGCGCAATATCGCGCAGGATATCTATTGGGAAGCCGTATGTATCATACAGTTTGAATGCATCTTCCGCAGTTATTTTACCCTTTGTCTCGATAATCTTTTGAACAAGCTCAAGACCCCTTGAGAGGTTCGAAATGAATTTGAGTTCTTCCCCTTTGACTATGTTCTCAACAAAACTACGCTTTTCGACTATCTCAGGATATATATGACCCATTTTTTGAACAACACTTTCAACTATCTTGTAAAGGAACGGTTCTTTTGCACCAAGAAGAACCCCATGTCTCAAAGCCCTTCTGAGAACCCTTCTAAGAACATAGCCTCTTCCTTCGTTCGATGGAAGAACGCCATCGGCTATCATGAATGTGACCGCTCTAACATGGTCAGCGATAACCCTTATGGAAACATCTTTTTTCGGGTCTTCTTTGTATTTGACGTTGAGAACATTTTGTATTCTTTCGATAATTGGTGCGAACAAGTCAGTATCGAAATTCCAAAGCACTCCTTGCATCATCGCAGAGATTCTTTCAAGACCTGCGCCCGTGTCTATGTTTTTTCTTGGCAGTGGATGGAGATTACCCTCTTCGTCTTGGTAAAATTCTGTGAAAACAAGGTTCCAAATTTCAATAAACCTTCCATCGGTATTTGCCGGTGTTGGTATACCTCCATCTTTGACAGGCACTTCAAGACCCGTATCGTAATGAATTTCAGAGCATGGTCCACATGGACCCGTAGGACCTGCGGGTCCCCAGAAGTTGTCCTCTTTCCCCATTCTAATTATTTTGTGTTCTGGAACCCCTATACTTTTCCAAATCTCGAAAGCTTCGTCATCGTATTCGTAAATTGTTACCCAAAGTTTTTCCTCTGGCATCTCAAGAACTTTCGTCACAAATTCCCATGCCCATTCAATCGCTTCTTTTTTGAAGTAATCACCAAAAGAAAAGTTACCAAGCATTTCAAAGAATGTATGGTGTCTGGGAGTCCTTCCCACGTTTTCTATATCATTTGTTCGAACACATTTCTGGCAGGTTGTAACCCTTGTATAAACAGGGTCAACCTTTCCCCAGAAGATAGGTTTGAATGGAACCATACCAGCAACAGTGAACATGAGTTGTGGGTCATCCGGTATGAGCGATGCACTTGGTAACCGTTTGTGCCCTTTGCTCTCAAAAAATGAAAGAAACGCTTCGCGTATTTCGTCACTTGTCATGTATTTCATTAATCTTCGCACCTCCGACTTAAACGTTTTAGATCGTTTTAGATTTCTTTTCTCTATTTTATCAATATAACAGATTCAAAACAATGTAAATAACAGGTGTCATGAACAACAAGCCATCGATTCTATCGAGCATTCCGCCGTGTCCTGGCATGAGGTTGCCCATATGTTTAACACCGTAATGTCTTTTTATGGATGATTCGAATATGTCGCCAAATGTATCGAAGATTCCGGTTACGAAGGTAAGTATGAGTGCCAACAAAAGGTCTATATGCATACGGGCTTTAAAAACATTGTTTGCAACAAATTGGTATATCAAGATATAAATGAATGTTCCAAATACCCCACCGTAAAACCCTTCCCAGCTTTTGTTCGGACTGTAATAGCTTCCGAATTTGTGTTTGCCCATAGTCATACCAAACGCAAAGGCAAAACTATCGTAAGACCAGGAAAGTGTTAGTGTGAGTAATGCGATTGCTGCTCCGTGTTTGTCATACAACGGTATGAAAAACGAAAGCAAAAAGCTTATGTAAATTAGGGCTATAGAGTATGCAAAATATACCTCCGTTATTATCTCTCTGTTCTTAACCCTGCTTAGTGCGAAGATTGCTCCAACCATAAAAACGGCAGCCAACAACTCCATCGGATTGTTGCGGAACACAATACCATAAAGAACTGGGTAGGTTGTAACTAAAGCTGTGTAAATTATAGAAAGCCAAGGATCATGTTTCTTCAGTGTGGTAAAGAAAAATTCCCCAGAAGATATCATAACAATGGTTGCAACAAGCCCAACCAAGCTTGGGTACGATACAAAACAAAATACGACAAATGGAGCAACTATGAACGCGCTTATAACCCTTTGTATAGTCTCTCTTTTCAACGAATTGCTCTTTTCCAAACTTTTATTAGTGTTATTTTGCTCCTGCATTTTAACCGTTTATCCCCCCGAAACGTCGCTCACGACGTCTGTAAGATTCTATTGCTTTATCAAGCTCTTCTTCATTAAAATCTGGCCAAAGAAGTTCACTGAAATACAGTTCACTGTAAGCACCTTGCCATATCAAAAAATTGCTTAGTCTCATTTCACCTGAGGTTCTGATTATGAGATCAGGATCCGGAATATCCGGTGCGTACAGGTACTTTCTAAAGGTTTCATCGTCCAAATCTTGAGGATTAGCACTCGATTCTAAGATTCTCTTCACCGCATCTATGATTTCCGCCCTACCACCATAATTTAAGGCGATTATAGCTTGTATTCTATCAAACTGCTTTGTTTTTTCCTCGTACTCGTAACACTTTTGTCTAACGGGTTCGGGAAGTTCGTGAACTCTTCCAATGAAACGTAATCTTACGTGCTCCTTTGCCATCCGTTCGTAGAATTCACCTATTTTTTCAACAAGCAAGCCTAATATAAAGTTGACCTCTTCAGGTGGGCGTTTCCAGTTCTCCGTTGAAAATGCATAGAACGTGGCGTACTTTACGCCACGTTCAGCGCACCATCGGACAACGTCTTCTATTTTGTACGCACCAACGTAATGACCATATGTTCGCGGCCTTCCTTGACGCTTTGCCCATCGACCGTTTCCATCCATTATGAATGCGATGTGCGTTAGCGGTAGTGCTTCTCTGGTCATCAGAATTCCATTATCTCCTTTTCTTTCTTTTCGAATAGTTTATCCAGCTCGGCTATATATTTGTCCGTGAGGTTCTGTATTTCTTTTTCTAGTCTTTTTTCATCATCTTCAGATATCTTTCCTTCTTTTTTAGCATCTTTGACATCTTTCAACACATCTCTTCTGATATTCCTAACAGCTATCTTCCCTTCTTCTACAATTTCTTTAGCCTTCTTGACCCATTTTTGTCTTTGTTCTGTTGTTGGTGTTGGAAAATTAATTCTCACAACGGTTCCATCGTTCACAGGAGTAAGTCCCAAATCACTTGCAAGTATCGCCTTTTCTATCGCAGATAGTAGGTTCCTTTCCCAGGGTTTGACTATGAGTTGCCTTTCTTCCGTTGTTACTTGGGCAACTTGAAGAACAGGAGTCGTAACACCGTAGTAATCTACTTTAATTTCTTCAAGAACAGCGGGTGTTGCCCTTCCCGTTCTGAGGTGTTTAAGTTCTTCTGCAATTTTCTCGACAGATTTTTTCATCTTTTCTTCTGCCTGTTTCAGGAAGGAATTTACCATCTCCCACACCTCCATCTTTCTATTTTTTAACCTTTAGATTTTCAAGCTTCAAACCTTATCAACATTGGTTACACATATTGCAGTTATTCCCCTCATCTCAGACTCAGGGTATACTCCGTTGCCGGATTTGAACTTTATCGACACTGGACAACCTAAAACATTTTCGAGCTTTTCTGATATCTTTTCCCGATAATCTTTCAGCTTAATCGGTGAAATTATAACACAATCTGCGGACGATGGGAAGAAACCGCTTTTATTAACGGTTTGAACAACTATTTCCAACATCTCCAAGCTACTGCGCCCTTTGTTTTCGTCGTTTTCTGGAAAGATTGCTCCTATGTCTTTTTTTAAAGATACTCCAAGTAGGCTATCGATGAGCGCATGGCAAAGGACATCCGCATCGGAATGACCATGGAGTCCAAGTTGAGATTGTATGTCAACTCCACCAAGTATTAATTTCCTTCCCTGGACAAGTGGATGAGTATCCCATCCGAGACCTGTTAATGTATGGTAGTCGCAAAATTTCGAAAAACGTTTCAATTTTGGATGAACATGTGACCCTTCGTTAAAACTGAAACGTTCGTACAAGTCAGGATCTATCGTATCGACTATTACTTTCTTGTACCTACTGGACTTGATGAACCTGTACAGAAGTAGTTCTTTCTGCTCTCCAGCCAGCGATACGATATACAAATCATCAACCGAGAAATCAAACAATATCCTTTCAATAATGTAAATCATCTTTGCCCCTACGGGTATTATCTTCAATCCAAGTACACGGAACCACTTTTGGTATCCGTGACGAAATTCCGCCTTGGTTGCATAGAGTAGAACCGCATCTACATTCTTCCCATCTTGAAGCACGATGCAATTTTTCTTTACAAAAGGCGGTATATCAGATTCAAAAGCCTTTTTCAAGTATTTCGGTGCATTTTTTCCGAAGAGTTCATCGTAAAACTCTTTCTTTTCTTCGTATATTAAACTTACAACTTCGTCAATATTGTCTTTATTTACAACCGTTGTTTGCAAAATACCACCTCTGTTTTTGGGCTTATTTGAGGATTAGTGTTAGTCCAAAGATTACTTACTAAATAAATAGACGATAATAAGCAAGGCACCTGTGATTAAGAGAGTGGTCATAAGCGAGATAAGGAGTTCCGTCCCTGTTGTAGATGGTATTTCAACTTTGATGGTTTTTGGATATTTTTCATGTGTTTGCTTTGGTTCATATTCACGTTGCTTTTTCTTCTTGGCAAAGTATGTTTCATCACTGAGAATTTTCAAAGCCGGGCTGACAAGTGACTTTGCCACTAATCCGTCCTTTAACTCAACTTTTATCAGATACAGGTTGCCACCTTTTACCCTAACAAGCTCTTTACTCAAAAGCGTTGCTTCTATGGAAAGTTTATCTTTGTCGAAATTTGGGAATTTCTCACGGATTTGTTTTTCGTATTTACCTGGGTTAAGAATTACGACTGGGATTTTGTCTCCAACATCAAACTGGACAATCGAAGAACCGTTGATAGGGTCAATAACGGGAAAGACCTCAGGTAAATCCGCCACATCAGGTCGTGTGTAAGCTCTTGTTACGTTTTCATCAGAAAAATCTTCCTGCATCGTAAGGAAAGTGTAAGCTGAGTATTCTTCCAAAAGCATTCCCTGGGCTTTCACTAAGACTTCCATCTTGGGGCTCCATTCTTCGAGCAAGTCACCGATGATAACTTTGAGCACTTCAATGTCGTTTTCTTTTATCGCGGTAGAAAATTCTATACCCAAAGGTATTTTTCCACGCCGATTCATCATGTTGTTGAGATATGCAAGAAATGCTATGGTAACGTCGTAAACACCTGACAATTCCTTTACTTTTTGTTTCGCTTTTTCAAGTTTCTCTTTAAATTCTCTAAGGTCTTCCTCCAAAGTAATGTCATCTATCAATTCAGAGTAACGGAAAGGAACCACCAGAAAGTCAAAATCTGGTGCCCCATTTGTCTTTCCGAAAAAATATCCTACTATTTCTTCCGCTGTTCCCTTACTGCGTGCCCTTACCTTTATGAAGTAAAGGTCCACCGTAATTCCTCCCTTTGATTGCTACGGCTAAAATTGAGTTTTCGCATTGAGACATCACAAGAAGTAACCGCCACTTTCTAGTCTGGTGCCCTTTGGAACAATTTTATCGTTGCCGACAACTACGTTTTTGCCAAACTCACAATCTTCTTCCACCACTGTGTCCATTCCAATGACAGTGATATGCGAATTGTACACTTTCTTATCGTATTTGCTCTCAGCATATTCACCCAATCCTATTTTGCAACCATTTTTGATAATTGTGTTTTCCGCAATAATTGCATCTTCAATTATCACATTATCACCAATTTCTACCTTTGTCATTATCACACTGTTTCTAACTACGCTGTTTTCTCCAATAGTTACACCTTGTGAAATGATACTGTTCTCAACTAGCCCGTGTATTTCACACCCTTCGCTAACGATAGAATTTCTTACCTCACCACTTGGAGAGATATACGCCGGTTGCATCTCTTCGGATCTTGTATATATCCTCCAATTCGGGTCATGAATATTGAATGGCGGAATGGGTCTGACAAGTTCTAGGTTTGTCTCCCAGTAAGACATAATTGTTCCCACGTCTTGCCAGTAACCTTCAAACGGGTATGCGTAAACCCTTTCTGTAGACAATATCTTTGGAATAACGTTCTTCCCAAAATCGTGCTCACTTGCCTCGTCTTTCGCATCTTCGATAAGCACCTGCTTTATGAAATCCCAGTTGAAGACATAAATACCAAGGGAAGCGAGATTAGATTTCGGTTGCTTTGGCTTTTCCTGGAAGTCAATAATCTTGTAGTCTATGTCAGTTACCATTATACCGAACCTGTGTGCCTCTGATATGGGCACTTCCATACAAGCTATGGTTGCCAGTGCACCCTTTGACACATGGTAATAAACGAACTCGCTGTAATCCATCGAATATATGTGATCACCTGATAAAACCACAACATATTCAGGATTGTATTCATCAACAAATTCTATGTTCTGATAAACAGCATCCGCAGTACCTTTATACCAAACACTCTCAGTTAGCGTAGAATAAGGCTGGAGTATAGTCACTCCCCCACCTTTTCTGTCCAGGTCCCAAGGTTTACCAATTCCAATATGTTTGTTGAGTAGATGGGGTCTGTACTGAGCAAGTACTCCCACTCTGTAAATACCGGAGTTAACGCAATTGCTCAGAGTAAAATCTATTATCCTGTACTTTCCTCCGAATTGCACTGCTGGCTTGGGAATCTTCTCAGTCAGCACTCCCAACCTCGTTCCCTGACCACCAGCAAGTATCAACGCAACTACATTTGTCATTATAAACACCCCCAAATTAAACATGGAAAAGCAAAGAAACAACAGCCATGAAAAGTGCGAAAAATCGCTCAATCCGGAATGTTAGACGACCATCCATTTTTCGAGTACAACAGGCTCAAAGTCTCCGACAAGCATCTGTTCAGCCCTTATTACACAGTTCTTATCAATTATCGCATTTCTAACAATTGCACCTTCCTCGATTACCGTATCCTGCATCACTATAGAATTCTCAACCCTTGCACCAGCTTTTACGACAACTCCTCTAAACAACACAGAATTCTTAACGTTTCCCGAGATTATACAACCATCCGCTATTATTGAATTGCTCACTTTTGCAGTATTGGTATATTTAGCAGGTGGATAGTCTTTTAGCTTAGTGTATACTTTACCGTATTTGACGAAAAGCTCCTCACGGAGCGCTTGACTGTTCAGAACTTCCATGTTCATCTTGTAATACTCGTTGATACCTTTTTTCACATTTCTCCAATATCCTTTGAATTCGTACGCATACACACGAAGTTTCGAAAGGTTCGGTATAACAACATCCAAAAGTAAATCGTACTTACCTGCTGGAACTGTGTCATATAGAAGTTCGAGTAGCAGGTATTTGTTGATAAAGTAAACCCCCAAGAAGGCTTTTCGAGTCGGTGGATTTTGGACCTTTTCTTTTATCTCTATAATCCTTCCGTCGGGTTCTGTAACAACCGTTCCATACTGTGTTATATCGTATGTGTCATCCAGCTCCTTAACAAGTAACGTAATGTCTGCACTTTTCGCAAAGTGGTATCTGAACAAGTCGTCGTAAAGCATTTTGTATATATGGTCCCCAGAGCCTATCAATACGTAATCTTCATCACCTCTTCGAAGCATTGTTGTGTTCTGGAAGATAGCATCCGCAGTCCCTCGGTACCAATATTCACCAGTCATACCAATGTAGGGCTGTAGTATGTAAAGACCGCCGTGTTTTCTATCAAGGT contains these protein-coding regions:
- the alaS gene encoding alanine--tRNA ligase, translating into MKYMTSDEIREAFLSFFESKGHKRLPSASLIPDDPQLMFTVAGMVPFKPIFWGKVDPVYTRVTTCQKCVRTNDIENVGRTPRHHTFFEMLGNFSFGDYFKKEAIEWAWEFVTKVLEMPEEKLWVTIYEYDDEAFEIWKSIGVPEHKIIRMGKEDNFWGPAGPTGPCGPCSEIHYDTGLEVPVKDGGIPTPANTDGRFIEIWNLVFTEFYQDEEGNLHPLPRKNIDTGAGLERISAMMQGVLWNFDTDLFAPIIERIQNVLNVKYKEDPKKDVSIRVIADHVRAVTFMIADGVLPSNEGRGYVLRRVLRRALRHGVLLGAKEPFLYKIVESVVQKMGHIYPEIVEKRSFVENIVKGEELKFISNLSRGLELVQKIIETKGKITAEDAFKLYDTYGFPIDILRDIAQENNYELDEKGFEAYLQQQRERSRKAQGEVEFAQKTGYETLDIETVFVGYETMESEGTVMKIRKDNEFIDNVETSEPIQCELVLDVTPFYAEKGGQVSDKGTITWESGKFEVEYVYNPVEGIIVHRGKLTGKLSIGQKVFSKVDPIRKWTMRNHTATHLLHAALRKVLGTHVRQAGSLVEPERLRFDFTHYQALTKEQITAIEDLVNEVILSAIPVVTEVKTYDEAVKEGAMALFEEKYGDYVRVVKVADFSEELCGGTHVKNTGEIGLFKIVSESAVSAGVRRIEAITGFNSLAYVRRQDEILESLKDKLEAPVNELSVKVEKLIEERKMLERELATLKKKLVNPESVASNVKTWNNVNYVSAAFEDIDPEVLKELTDEVSERIKGVVLLVSKIGEKVVFTVKVPKELTNEYHAGNIAKVVAKILGGGGGGSPTFAQAGGKLPQSIPEALEIFEKIIRKEVQ
- a CDS encoding phosphatidate cytidylyltransferase, with amino-acid sequence MQEQNNTNKSLEKSNSLKRETIQRVISAFIVAPFVVFCFVSYPSLVGLVATIVMISSGEFFFTTLKKHDPWLSIIYTALVTTYPVLYGIVFRNNPMELLAAVFMVGAIFALSRVKNREIITEVYFAYSIALIYISFLLSFFIPLYDKHGAAIALLTLTLSWSYDSFAFAFGMTMGKHKFGSYYSPNKSWEGFYGGVFGTFIYILIYQFVANNVFKARMHIDLLLALILTFVTGIFDTFGDIFESSIKRHYGVKHMGNLMPGHGGMLDRIDGLLFMTPVIYIVLNLLY
- the uppS gene encoding polyprenyl diphosphate synthase — its product is MTREALPLTHIAFIMDGNGRWAKRQGRPRTYGHYVGAYKIEDVVRWCAERGVKYATFYAFSTENWKRPPEEVNFILGLLVEKIGEFYERMAKEHVRLRFIGRVHELPEPVRQKCYEYEEKTKQFDRIQAIIALNYGGRAEIIDAVKRILESSANPQDLDDETFRKYLYAPDIPDPDLIIRTSGEMRLSNFLIWQGAYSELYFSELLWPDFNEEELDKAIESYRRRERRFGGING
- the frr gene encoding ribosome recycling factor, translated to MVNSFLKQAEEKMKKSVEKIAEELKHLRTGRATPAVLEEIKVDYYGVTTPVLQVAQVTTEERQLIVKPWERNLLSAIEKAILASDLGLTPVNDGTVVRINFPTPTTEQRQKWVKKAKEIVEEGKIAVRNIRRDVLKDVKDAKKEGKISEDDEKRLEKEIQNLTDKYIAELDKLFEKKEKEIMEF
- a CDS encoding 2-C-methyl-D-erythritol 2,4-cyclodiphosphate synthase; translated protein: MQTTVVNKDNIDEVVSLIYEEKKEFYDELFGKNAPKYLKKAFESDIPPFVKKNCIVLQDGKNVDAVLLYATKAEFRHGYQKWFRVLGLKIIPVGAKMIYIIERILFDFSVDDLYIVSLAGEQKELLLYRFIKSSRYKKVIVDTIDPDLYERFSFNEGSHVHPKLKRFSKFCDYHTLTGLGWDTHPLVQGRKLILGGVDIQSQLGLHGHSDADVLCHALIDSLLGVSLKKDIGAIFPENDENKGRSSLEMLEIVVQTVNKSGFFPSSADCVIISPIKLKDYREKISEKLENVLGCPVSIKFKSGNGVYPESEMRGITAICVTNVDKV
- a CDS encoding DUF4899 domain-containing protein is translated as MDLYFIKVRARSKGTAEEIVGYFFGKTNGAPDFDFLVVPFRYSELIDDITLEEDLREFKEKLEKAKQKVKELSGVYDVTIAFLAYLNNMMNRRGKIPLGIEFSTAIKENDIEVLKVIIGDLLEEWSPKMEVLVKAQGMLLEEYSAYTFLTMQEDFSDENVTRAYTRPDVADLPEVFPVIDPINGSSIVQFDVGDKIPVVILNPGKYEKQIREKFPNFDKDKLSIEATLLSKELVRVKGGNLYLIKVELKDGLVAKSLVSPALKILSDETYFAKKKKQREYEPKQTHEKYPKTIKVEIPSTTGTELLISLMTTLLITGALLIIVYLFSK
- a CDS encoding glucose-1-phosphate adenylyltransferase, coding for MTNVVALILAGGQGTRLGVLTEKIPKPAVQFGGKYRIIDFTLSNCVNSGIYRVGVLAQYRPHLLNKHIGIGKPWDLDRKGGGVTILQPYSTLTESVWYKGTADAVYQNIEFVDEYNPEYVVVLSGDHIYSMDYSEFVYYHVSKGALATIACMEVPISEAHRFGIMVTDIDYKIIDFQEKPKQPKSNLASLGIYVFNWDFIKQVLIEDAKDEASEHDFGKNVIPKILSTERVYAYPFEGYWQDVGTIMSYWETNLELVRPIPPFNIHDPNWRIYTRSEEMQPAYISPSGEVRNSIVSEGCEIHGLVENSIISQGVTIGENSVVRNSVIMTKVEIGDNVIIEDAIIAENTIIKNGCKIGLGEYAESKYDKKVYNSHITVIGMDTVVEEDCEFGKNVVVGNDKIVPKGTRLESGGYFL
- the glgD gene encoding glucose-1-phosphate adenylyltransferase subunit GlgD, coding for MKVLGLILAGGKSDALGKLVYKRASAAVPVFGKYRAIDFTLSNMVNSGIYKVGVLTQYNPRSLMDHLGSGKEWDLDRKHGGLYILQPYIGMTGEYWYRGTADAIFQNTTMLRRGDEDYVLIGSGDHIYKMLYDDLFRYHFAKSADITLLVKELDDTYDITQYGTVVTEPDGRIIEIKEKVQNPPTRKAFLGVYFINKYLLLELLYDTVPAGKYDLLLDVVIPNLSKLRVYAYEFKGYWRNVKKGINEYYKMNMEVLNSQALREELFVKYGKVYTKLKDYPPAKYTNTAKVSNSIIADGCIISGNVKNSVLFRGVVVKAGARVENSIVMQDTVIEEGAIVRNAIIDKNCVIRAEQMLVGDFEPVVLEKWMVV